A window of Phragmites australis chromosome 2, lpPhrAust1.1, whole genome shotgun sequence genomic DNA:
TACTACCCCTAAACTTTCAGAAATTACCCACCTCATGCCACTCAATCTCTACTACTCCGCTCGCATGTGTTCCGCTCCCAAAAATCCCGCTCTCGCGTTTCACCTCTGGCTCACACGCTCGCCTGCCTAGCGCGCTGCGCGCCATGCATGTCGGCTGtaaaaggatctaatggcccaAGAGAAGGAGGGGTAAATAGGGCACTaattaaaactaaaccaactaccgatttctagaacaaaAAGTAACATTAGCCTAAAAAATAACTAGACGGCCTAACAAGCTAGAAAGTtaagaacacacatgcaagcatatagaacataagtaaagtgtgGAATTGAAACTTTCATAAAacaaatgctagaagcaaaatacggaatgtaacaagagtagggaaagaggacaccgagtttttcctgaggtattaaagagttggcactctccactaatcctcgttggagcatccacacaagaatATCGCTCCTCCTTGAGTCAccgagactcaagtgctcactagtaattgccacttctctatctccagaTTGGCGAGCaccaaaccaagtacacgagcttcccggggctcccacaatacCTCTAAGAGCTCATCGAGAGcacctccaatctccatgaccggctaggtgttgccaaccaccaataACAAACTATCTGATTCACTTGACACCAATCAAGCCTaaaacaatagctagatgcacactcactactcttagAGCACTAAtagagtccttaatcttcaattaagaacttgaaAATCACTTCAAGTGCTCTCACTTGCCTCTAGATGACACACAATATGTATAAATGCTTCTGGGTTGtaagagagacgaatgaaacTAAGTGatgaggtatatataggctagaggtccaaatctagctgttgcccaaccactcactttttctgtgaacaccggatggtctggtgcacaCGTCTCTGTTAACATCGGATAATACGGTGAGTTAACATTTTTCACCTGCTAATTTGACAGTTATCAGTAACCGTTGCAAAATGCTTTGgtgttcttccatatagcatcaccggatagttcggtgagtTATATTCTATTTCCTCCGAAAATacgaagcttctgttaaatagtccaaTGATGACTCATTTAAGtcatcggacaatccggtcagttcaactatgattttctctaaaaataccaagcttctgttaaatggtccAGTGTATGAATCattcagatcaccggacaatctggtgcatataacttcaaatttctctgaacAATGACAAttttgttaaatgctctggtgtatagTTCCTtctatcaccggacaatccggtgagttcagttGAAGTCTTCTCAGAAAAGATAAATAGTCCGGTAAGTAAAAAACCttctcacaccggacaatccgatgagaacaaacttCCTAAAAATCATCCAATTCATTCAATTTTgtgttctaacttctcaacttctcacatatggatttctttgagctacctagtgctatatTTTcgtaagtgtgcatccaactatgtctagactcaactaggtcaaatTACAATACTTAGCCCtcctttatagtacgatcaaaagatAAAAGAAGATCTATAACTACTCCAAGTGTCTTTCATCacattatgacacttagaactagaagttCCTTAATCTTGACGTAGAAGTCTTTTGATCGACCAATAAAATTatatgagggaccaagaaaaatcattcaatcattgtgaattaaaaattttaaatttcttcaaaacatacacattagtcataatgatatagttgtcattaatcaccgaaacacttatcaCTTACCTAAGGACCTAGATGCTACGGACTGCCTCCCGCAGCTCCTGTCTGACACCCACACATGGGCGGACCCAGTAACTAGTAAACAATAAAGTATTATCATTGAATTATCCCTTTATAAATCTATCAACACCTTTAAGTAGTATAAGGCTTactgagtaccttctgtactcactctTATTGCCATTCAGACGAGGAAGTTGAAGTTGACTTCGTCGAGATGAAGACGAgaatgaagagtagtcttagagATCGCATTCGCActctagctgcttgtggctttagGTCTTTGCTTTCTACTAATTTTTGCTGGTTgttcggccaggtttgtaatgtaCGGTttggtttgtaaccttttgtactttaaatcttaatacttatatacaaagtttgactgtgatactataactgttataCTGTATATATCTGCTATTTGATTCAGAGATTGATACGGAAGGCATAGAAGATCTCGAGTTTAAGATCTTATAGCAAGGATGTGGTGGTGGGAGCGCTAGGCAGCGGCAGGAGGGAGTTGCCTCGAGTCCTTTTGATCTGATCTTCGAAACCTACGGTAAGAATGATATATTTCATATCTAATAGTACATGCAAATGCCTAGACTTGAGACCAAGGTTCTAAATAGTGGTTGTGGCAGCGCAGGTAGCGgtaagatgaagaaaaaagcTATAGTGGTAACTATGTAGAACCTTGGTGTGGAGTGCAAGTGTTTGGAGGGGAAGCAAAGTAAAATATCCACGGTTAAGCGTGAAAGTATATTCTCCTATAATTTCTTGATATAGTCGAATATAAGATAAGCTCGGATTTTTAGAGTCTTTGAGTAGATTGACTAGTGTTCAATTTATCTACGATAATATAATTGTAACATCCCAACCTATTAGTAGTGATGTTAGCCCAAATAATTTAGGTGTTGTAGGATTAGTTTTACTCTAGGTATTTAAATGGCTAAGGACTAGCATATAAACAGTTATGTtttaaatataatatatttgtttaatttttttacatgaAACAATAATGAAGATGTAAGTAGAGTGCTATGTGAATACTTGTGCTCGTCCCACGAGAGGCTAAACGATAAACGGATTTTAGACATAAGGTATTACAATGACACATTCCCCTCTTTTCTCAACAAAGGAAATgaggaaaaacaaaaacaacaagcaaGCCTGTTTGGATAAGGAGAATCGCTATACTGGTCTTTAGTATTATCATGTAAGTTTCTTTTAATGGTCTCATTTGTCATGTAAGCTTACAATATTATGTCAGTTTTTTATATTATGGTGTAAGTTTGTTTTAATGGACCATGTAAGTTTGGAACCCAAATTACTCATGCATATGTAATTTTGAAATAAAGGGGTTTATGAGGACATTTTTGGCAATTTTCTCCGTAACAAAACTGTCCCCATCCTCTAGACAGACGAGGTAGCTCCCATTCTCGAAAGGCACCCTCTTCCTCGTCGCCGGCGACCTCACCCACCGCCTCTGCCGAGGATGCCGGTGAGGGTGGTCGACACCGCCACTCCTTCCTCCCAGTCCTCCTCAGgttcccctccccatcccctctcccctcctctccaaTATCTATGGTCCTCGCGCGTATTAGGTTTGTCCGGTTCACCCAGGTTTAGATCTTAGGGTGCTTGATCTCTCGATTGCGCTGGATTGATCACGCGATGCGTCTCCTTTGAGTCTAATCGAGgatttatttttcataatcGAGATTCGTGTTAATTTAACTGGAGTTTGAACAGCGGTAGTTTGGTACTGATTTAGCTGGTTTTGATCCTTGCAACTGCGTAAATTACTGCTTCGGGGAATTTAGACGGTGCTGCAACTGTAGTGGGTTGATTGTTTTTATCCATCGAAATGTTTGCGAGGTGCCAAGTGTTTTAGGTAGCCTCCCTAGATAATCATGTGATGTTTGTTTGACTGGTTTTGATTTCATGAGTCATGCTGAGTTAGGCGCCCTGGAACCACGGTTCATATGAGATTCCGGGTTTAGAGAACGCCATTTCTTCTTCTCTGTTACTGATTGATGGTTGTCAGAAAACTAGTACGTGCTGTGTTTTTCGAAGAGTCAGTTAACCTAAAAAATACAGTCAAATTGTGATTTGCTTTGCATTATAAACCTTGACAGACTTATTGTGATTTTATTAAGCTTGATAATTCAACATGCCATACTGATTAAAATACCATTTTGCAGGTCAAGATGCAAATGCTGGACAACCGTCTCCTCCTAGCTGTTCACTCTTAAGTGCTGGAAGAGTAAGTGTTTTTGTTTCGTTGTTTGAATACCAAATTTTGGCTAAGAAGGTGATCATTCAAGTCTGAGTTACTTTTTCTCGAAAAGCCTATGGTCAAAATAAGATGCCATATGCAAGTTCACTGATTGTTTTACTTCCATGGTATCAATTGTGACCTTCCGTCATGTCCTCTCATAAAGCAAATGTGAAGTCTCTTTGGTGTTCTGGAAAATTGGTTGTGGGTTCATGTTAGCTTGGAATGCGCAAACTGAATTTATATGCTTGTCTATTACTCAAGTTCGCGCTTGTGACATTGCATGGACTTTCTGCTTGAAGCCTTAAGAGATGCCATTAACCAAATCAACTTGTATATTTCTTTCAGTGTTTTGCTGGAACTCAAAACGTTTCAAGTCTACAGAAGGATGAAGCATGGAAAGTTAATGTGCGCATCCATGGTTGTGATCTTGAACAGGGTTATTTATGTGGGACAATGGAAGCACTTAATGTTCCCTTAGCTGATACACCTGTGAGCAACTTGTTTGTTCTTCCACTTTGACTCTGAATTTTATACGCTTCAACTTTTCCTTAAGAATACATTTATACAGCTGCATACCAGTTTGCTCAATAAAATTACAAAATCAGCTAATTTTTTCTTATTGTGACACTCTGTCTGATTGTGCCACTGTGCATTTCAAACAACATAAATCAGATTTactagataaaaaaattgtgtGCCATACACTTTTTACAGATGAACTATAGAATACTTGTGTCGCCAGAGTGTAAGACTCGATTTTGGAAatgttgtgctgaaatttgtgcTGTTGTTTAAGATTACAACAAGAAGTTGATAGGTTTATGTAGTTCACATGTTCTTCTTTACTATCTTCATGAACTTAACTTCACTTATTGATTCTCTATCCACAGGTAGTGACATTTTGGGAGGGGGAGATTGTAGATGCTACAAATTACACATTTTTCACTGGCAAGTGGGAGGCATCGTGAGTATTTATTTTCTTGTTAATACCAAAATTTACCATGCGTATATATGTCCTGATGCAGTGATGCTGGATTGCATTTCCAACTTACTTGCAAAAACATCTTCTTTCTATTTTGCAGACCAGAGGATGATATAAGGCACTGGTCCAAGTTCCCATCATTTACTCCTCTTCTGGTAATTGGTCACCTAACTTGGTGTTGTCAATCATCACAAATCTTTTGAGGATATGTTCTCATTGCACTCTTCCTTCAGAGTCAGATCGAGACAGATGGTGGCAAGTCTTTGGACCTTAGCAACTATCCTCATATATTTATGGTATTGCATTACCTGACCTGTTCATTTGTTCATGTATAGACATTAGCAATTATCATTTCTCTAATGTTACATGCAGAGATGGAAAGAGCAGTACTTTGTCAATGTTGGAGTTGACTGTGGGTTAACCATCGCTGGTTTCTACTATGTTTGCTTTTCTTGTAGCGATGGCTCCATTAGTGGCTTTTATTATGATCCAAATAGCAGGTAATAAATATTTTTCTGCCATTTGTTTCTTGCATATTACAATGGGATGAGATGGGGTTCATTAATGTAGAAATTGGCCTGGTGTaaacattttgttttctttttcgtgCAGTCCATTTCAGAAGCTTGAACTGAAGTGTACCAATGAGAAACATTCCGGATTCACATTTTCCTCATATGAGCTACAGTGACAGACACAATGCATTCTAACTTTCTGCATGTCCAATATTGGCATATACAGTGTGTGTACTGAACTCATTGTTCCTTGTGTTGCCCCATTAAAAGAGATGAGATGGTGTGTATGTAACAGTGGTTTCCAGTGAGACTAAGCAACTATGCAATTTGCCCCTTTTGTAATCTGAACAGAAGCAGGCagcttttcttgtgtaaaaTATACATTTGTGTATTCTGTTTGTGTTGATCATGATATGCTGTGTCCAAATTCAGCGTGACAGGGATGTGAGGGACAGATGCAGATTCAAAGAAATGTTTTCTACCTCTTCTCAGTTGTCACAAATGTCGCTCTGCAGTTCAGGATTTCTATTTCAACATTTCTATGCTATATACATTGTGGTCCTAATTACATACACTGCGAATACAATTTCTGATACAATCATGATGTTGAGCTGTATCTGAAGAAAAACTTAATCAAGATTGCTGATTGTATTCTTTCACTTAAGTTTCTGGTACAAAGCTGCAGAGACCTTTTGGTTTCACTTGCAGCGATTGTAGGATGTTTTTACTGTGATGTAATTCTATGAACAAAGTAAACTTGGGGCACACTCTTCGTCTCCGCCTTCAGCATCCAGACATTGTTAGGTAAACAACTCTCTACCAATGTTGTTTCATAATGTCTTGATCTCATGCTTCAAGCTGTAGTTCATTCTCTAAGGAATAAAATTCTTCTGCATCTGCATTGCATTAATTTTCCATCATTGTTAATCCAATAATAATGTTTTGCTGGTAGGATTACTCTTGCACACTTGGTTAATCTTACCTTCATACACACAAGGATGTGTAGACAGTGGAACAGGAGGtgtttcttctcttccttcatGCAGAAACCAGGAAGAGATTTCCTTTGCCCTTTGTACCAAAGGCCTCTCAACACCCTCACTCCATGTGTCGAACAGATTGAGGACAGCCTCAGTAATGATTTCTGAGAGTACCTTATCATCTTGTCCAGGTTGGAGCTTCAACAGCAGGTATCTATTAACTGATATTACCTTCTCTATCAAGTGCCTTCTATCAACATTATATGCAACCATTATTTCTTGTATTTTAGAGATCATCTTGAGGGCTGCCTGATAGACCGTAGCATATGCATTTTTGAACACCTCGGTTGCTGCTTCAGACAGTTCCCTGCTGTTCCAGCCATTCTTTTCATCCCCGAACTCGCGTTCTATGGTTGGCGCAAAAGCTACAGACTTTGGCTTAGTTGTGTTGACACGGAGCTGCTTTGATTCCCTCAGCATTTCATTGGCTTCCTTCATTTCTGACTCAAACCTGCTGCTGACCTTGAAGTATGGTTGTTCCTTGTGTGCAGTGGGGCTCGGGACTGGTGAATTCTGTCTTGGTGATGCTTCCATGAACACCTCAGGTGTCCTTTCTGAATCACCTGCTGCAATGCACATTGTAAAACATTTATCATGCATGCTCCATCGCAGCGAAGCCATACTATAATTGATGTCTTGactgaattgaactagagattTACAGGTGATATTTCATTTCAATCAACAACTGGTTTGGTGCCATATGATATTCTGAGTTTGTGACTGACATACAGGAAGGTGGATGTTGAGCTTTACTGGGGGTTCCATGGTGCTCGGCATCTTGTTGTTCTTTCCTGCCCTTGATGTCTTCTGGACTGGGTCCAGCCTTGGGCGTCCACATCATCTCCTCTTGTGCGGGCTTCTTTTTGTGATGCAGCAGGTGCATCCATTTCTTGGCCTTGCTCTTCACCTTTCCCAGCACTGCCTTTTTCTGGCTCCCACCTGGGGTCCATGGTGATTCTGTCGGGCTCACTGGAGGCGCCCGTGGCGAAGGCCAATATCGCTGTTGCTCCTCCCATTCATCATATGGATGTTGGCCTGCAAATAACGTCACCTCGATTAAGCTACCAGAGATGCAGAGGAGAATAATGATAACACATGATCAGTTTCCACTTCTCAGCAGGTGAGCACTGAAACATCATGTCCCACAAAAGATCAAAAAGGCATCGACCTACctaaaaaagtttcaaggtcagaATTTCATTAAAAATGCGAGAACGATGCTTTGCAACCGGGATTGGAAATAATTGCAATCGACAGATCTTTTACCATTTTGGACGAGGTGGTCACCTCGTTTGGTGCTGATCCCGCGCTCTAGTTTTCTGATTTCTCTCATGTTCGTGCAGGAACTACACCAAATCCtaatccaaatccaaaaactTGGGAGGAGCTATGGAGAGCTGTGCCAGTAAGGCCAGAAATGGGTTTGATCGGCCTATCCTAAAGTTGGCAAACTTGAGGCAAACGTTCTGAGTTATAGCTGTGGAAATGGTAAATTCTGGGGTGGAGTGGTTGCGTTTTCCCCTGCTATTCTTGGGGGTGTTTGCCTGTTTGGTGGTCGGAGGGAGACGAAGCTTTTGTGCCGCATCCTTGGAGCCCTTCAATGTAGGGACGAGATCACAAAACGAGGTTTCATACCTTTGCCAAGATAGTTACCTCATGAATATTGCGTTTCTTGCTTTTGATACCAGAGTTATAATCCTACAGCATGTAGTAGGCATCTAATCATCTCCGTTAGCCGACAAGCCGTGCCAAAAATGTTTACAGGACTCTTACAAAAAATGTCAGCGCTCACAATCAGTTTCCCTAAAAATAGGCGGAATAGCCAATTTGGTTCCTATAGTTTGACCCGAGGCTCAATTTGGTCCATGTTTTGATTTGCCCATCCTAGTCCTCGAACTCTCTTCCTTAGTCCAATATAGTCCCTAGGATGACGGTTGATAGTTGCGTTTGCAGCTGGTACCGCATGGCCAGCACTTATCTACATGGCACAACCTCCCCGCGTCCCCCTCTCTGTTAACCCCTTGGATCTAGGGCTTGCCCTCACTCGTCGTTGCCATCCAAAAAGAGCCAATTGGGTGCGCCAGGAGACAGGAGGGTCAGGACATGCAAGCGAAGAAGCGTTACGAGCGGTGTCaggttatttttttcttttgaatctATATTTCACACGGGCATGAGGAAAATTTTGCATATGGTTGGTGGCTGGACATTGAGTTGTCTCGTACATGTGGTGCTCCATATCATCCCAAGAACTAATTTGAACCAAATAAGAGAGTTTGAGGACTGAGATGGATAAATCAAAACTTTAGGAACCAAAACGAGCCTCTGGCCAAACTTGAGGGACCTAATTGGCTATTGTGCCATAAAAATAACCATGGCCAATTTTGGGCTTTCTTGGATTAAACGGGAGTGTTACATAAAACAAAAATAGTCTGACTTGGAACACAACCAAAAAACATGTTccgaaatcaaaaacaaaaacatggtAATGTCAAGAATGGGATTCGAACCCATGCCCTTTCGGACCAGTACCTGAAACTGGCGCCTTAGACCAACTCGGCCATCTTGACTTTTGTGAAACAGCATTCAATTAAATATACTTATTCTATTTAGCAACCTAGTCGATCAAATCAGCTGATCACCATCTAAGCCTCGATAAGTTGACTTCAAAGTCCAAACAAACGAAAAGTATGCGTTGGAGTTAACCACTAGTGCACACATCAGCACTCTTAAAGCTAGCAAATATATAGACATGGCTACCAACACGATGAACCTGTATATCATTTCAAATGGGCTCGAGGTACAGGTTGAACCGAAATTCACAGTTGGGGGCCAGACTTACAGTTTTGTAGTTGGGGGTAGGGAAAAAAGTTTAGCTTGGTATATCGGGTTTACTGGGTCTACCGATAGATTCTGGTAGGAAAAAATTTATCATGTTTTTCggtattttatttaaatttgtttaaattttacCCGATATATCCGATAAATCATATTTACCGGTAACCTCTagtaaaatttatttattggttAAAAAAACCCTAGTTGTGGGTAGAAATTAGACTTTCTCAAGAGTCGAACCAAACATGGATTTTTCCTAATAAAGTTTGGCGTACGTGTATGATCAGTTCATCATCCATATTTTGTAGGACAAATTCCTTATTTGTCATTGAAAAAACTTCGTCTTCCCTCCATACCACTCATATTTTTCAATTTCCTTCATTGCCTTATTCTTTTTTTGCCATTCATCCACATTTTCGTTTAATCATCGGTCAAATTCACTATTCGTTGATTCACTGTTCACTGATTATCTTTCTCTAAAAGTTAGTGATCTTCTATTTCTTAAAAAACCTAAAATAAATTGTGCGTATTTCATAATCCATAtacaatctattttaattggattcactcaaaatcctatgtaaaatttaaactaaaattctccaaaaatgctactttataacttctaaccattattagggtctcaaataaaatcctaaaaagttgaaaaaattcactaatattcttctatgtgATGgagtaatttttaaaattatttccatcctaggttatatgatgaaaaaagtgagttcttttgtaataccATATTTATGTAATGTGATAGAATAGATggaaatagagcattacaaagtaacttaCTTTTCTAACATATAACCTatagttgaaaataattttaaaaattagttcacCATATAAGagtaatattagtgattttttcagattttttggattttatttgagaccctaacaattgttataaaagtaatcttttttgaagaaatttagtttaaattctacacatgtttttaagtgaatctaattaaaaggTTACACATGcaaaaaaagttttaggatttttaaagAAACAGGAGTTTTTGAAGAAATAAAACCGGTGACCAGTGAATTTAGCGTAGATTGAACTGAAATGTGGTTTGAGTGGCACAAAGGGAAGAGGAAGTTTTTTTTATAGCAAATAAAGAATTTCCCCTATTTTGTAACCATCCATGTGTTACCTTTCCTCCCTAGTTGTGCCTCCAGGAGACTAGGAATGGCCATCGCACATTCTGATGCACCATCAAAGAACTTATGCTTTGGTGCTTAAAAAATGTTGCTACATCATTTGCTATTGGCAGTCAATAAATTGCCTGACTGAGGTTGTTTGCTCACTACTGAATACTGATACATTATCAACTGTAACAGACGTTACAGTGAGTAAACAATGTTGTACCGATGAAACAGGTTTTCGCCATGCTCTCTGTAATCTGCTAAGCTGAAAGTTTGTTTCCCAAACTTACTCGAAGCCGCAAAGGCAGCAGCGCCCCTCCATGCGTCTAGAATGGGGTCAGCCGCTCTGACAAGCTTCAGTGGAGCGAGGTAGGGCCTAAACTGCCTAATCCCGGACTCCAGCCGGGGGATCATGCCTGGGAACAGGGAACTCCCGCCGGTGACCAGAATGGACTGGCAGAGGCGCTCCTTGACAGATTCGTCCTCCATTAGTCTCCTGAGCGAGATGCTGACCATCTCATCGATGCCGGCCTGGTCAATTCCTATCATACCAGGCTGAAACAGCACTTCAGGGCAGCGGAACCGCTCGATCCCTATGGCAATTCTGTAATCCTCTGAGGTAAGGGGCCGGACTTTGGGAGGCTCTGGAGTCAGTTGGACAGCTTCGGATTTGGACACAAATGTAGGGTCGATCTCCTGCACATGGAGGCATCAAATGGTTTCTGATTATACTGTTGGTTTTTGAGATCAAACTAAGATAGGATAAAATGGTCATCCCAGAAGGAAAGCTTGACACTGGGATTTTACCTGGAGTTTTGATGCAATTCGAACAAGTTCcgattcatcatcatcattcccCTCATCGTCATTGCCTTTGCTCATTTTATTGTACACCAACCAATCTTCATCTCTCATTCCGAAAGTGTCCTCACCTTTGCCCCGATCAAATGCAGCAGAAGTAAGCAGCCGCATCCTTTCTTTCTGAGCTGCATTTAGCCGTTCTCCACGGCCTACACTACCAGATGAATTATAGTTCCCATTTGTCTGGCTGCCGTTAACTTTTTGTCGCTTCCTCTGCTCCAATTTCTCAGAAAGTTCTGAATATCGGGCACGAAGCTCTTCGAGGTATAACTCTGGGTTCTCCCTGTGTAGTTTAGTGAAACATATTACAAGAGCCGCATACAACGCACGGCAAATATTTATAACAGACTTGAGATACTTTATCCATATTAGCCAGGATGTAGATGTATTATTGATATCTGAGACAAGATGTAGACTATTCATATTGAATTGTAGATGCGTAATCTTTAAGATGACACATAATCATGAAATGTTAATAATACATACTGCATAGCCGCATTTTGTTTTTCTGTTCAATGTAGCAACAGAGTTTGATCCTTGGCTCTTAAAAAAAGGGCCTTACCTTATACAAGATTGAAACAATGCTACTCAATAATGCCCATTCGGTACTGCAAAATGCAGGATGTAATTTAATCCTATCTTTGGGCATTGATGAGCGAGGGATAATATCAGAAGAATA
This region includes:
- the LOC133896346 gene encoding uncharacterized protein LOC133896346 → MPVRVVDTATPSSQSSSGQDANAGQPSPPSCSLLSAGRCFAGTQNVSSLQKDEAWKVNVRIHGCDLEQGYLCGTMEALNVPLADTPVVTFWEGEIVDATNYTFFTGKWEASPEDDIRHWSKFPSFTPLLSQIETDGGKSLDLSNYPHIFMRWKEQYFVNVGVDCGLTIAGFYYVCFSCSDGSISGFYYDPNSSPFQKLELKCTNEKHSGFTFSSYELQ
- the LOC133902029 gene encoding uncharacterized protein LOC133902029, with amino-acid sequence MREIRKLERGISTKRGDHLVQNGQHPYDEWEEQQRYWPSPRAPPVSPTESPWTPGGSQKKAVLGKVKSKAKKWMHLLHHKKKPAQEEMMWTPKAGPSPEDIKGRKEQQDAEHHGTPSKAQHPPSSGDSERTPEVFMEASPRQNSPVPSPTAHKEQPYFKVSSRFESEMKEANEMLRESKQLRVNTTKPKSVAFAPTIEREFGDEKNGWNSRELSEAATEVFKNAYATVYQAALKMISKIQEIMVAYNVDRRHLIEKVISVNRYLLLKLQPGQDDKVLSEIITEAVLNLFDTWSEGVERPLVQRAKEISSWFLHEGREETPPVPLSTHPCVYEDAEEFYSLENELQLEA